Genomic window (Takifugu rubripes chromosome 1, fTakRub1.2, whole genome shotgun sequence):
AAAGGCAAACATCTGGCCACCGTGAAGGCCCTGACAGACTGCCAGTGCTTCTCCCTGTCTTGGAATGACCTTCAGGATGTGCTGGAGAGCTTCCCGGACATCCAGAAGGATTTATACAAAATTGTACAGCTCAGCTCCGACGGTGGAATTGTGTAGGACCAGGAAGGATGATCGGGATGAAGGACAACGTGAAGAGGAGGACCGAGGCAAAATATCACCTGTGAATTACCGAGAAGAAGCTAAATTGACTTCTGATCTAGAATATTCACACAAATATGAAAATGCGTTAATCTTCTACTCAGCAGTTCGTGGGTGGAGCAGCCGGACACTTGAGAATTTGTTTGAAAGGTTAATGCGAagtgattattttcttttttgcggTGAACTGTCTATAAAAGTAGGCACTAGTCAAACTTTTAGCTCTGCTTCTTCATCAGTGCTGCACATAAGCACCAGTTTTTAGAAGGTTCTGTAAACCCAACATAGGAATACCGGTAATGGGACCTAAAACATTAGAACATCATCATAACAGGACAATAATCCTACAtgtaaacaataataatattaataaaagtTTGGATTTCAGCACAGTTTAGACAAGcatctgtctttcttttacTCTGAATGGTTATCACCAACCCTGGGTCTTCCTCTGGGGAACTCAGTTCTTCTACACTACAATGAAGTCTAAGACATTTACTGTAGCCCAGGTCAGAAAACTGATAGTTATAGTGCTGCCGGCCAGTAGGGGGCGACAGAGACacaatgtctttgttttttttggagaGTTTGAATTTTGACACAGTTGAGAGGATTTAAACATTATTTAGATATTGTTTCTAATTTCTTGAAACATTGTTCCACTTACCAAGTAAACGACTAATAATCTATTTTACTGACCAAATGATCTAAAACACACAATAGTATTTAACTGACTAACCTAATCTAACAACCATTGATGTTCTCAACATTGGGACAGATAAAGACACTCAGTGTGATGGTGAAATCTGGTGTTTAATATAAACAACAATTTCAGTTCATtacagattttttaaaatttgttcaTCTTTAAGTTATTTTTGAAGAGGAAATTGTCACACCAATCACAATTTAGACAAATCTTTTGAATCTGAGGTTTTGCCGGTTTATGTGCTTATAACTTGGACCTTTACCAACAACACATTACAGTACATTAAAGTGTTTCTAAATCCTGTCGTTAGAGCTGAAAAGAGGCTGTTCTGGCTCAAATGTTGGCCCTGGGCCTCTGTCCAAATGCTTCTCTTTCCTTAAAATAGATCACGCAGATGTCACTTTCACTTCTTGGATAAACACATTCATTGAGTTTATCTGCAGTCATCAGTCCTGCAGATTTTTAGCTGAAATGGATCATAATTGTGTATTAAACTCTTTTGGCCTTTGCATGAGTCAACAAGAGGAATCATTTTCACTGGTGCCCAATTCTTACATTTAAGACGTGAAATAACTGCACATTTATTGGTGaaattatttaattttcccCTGATCAATGAATGAGTTTGTTCTTGAATCTCCCTCTTTCAGATCATGCTAAATTTCTGAATAGTTTAATTTGAGTTTCTGGTCCAGCCCCGTTAGAAACGACATAACAAGAACATCCGCTTTTTCCATCTGTTCTTTTTGAAACAATCCTGCCGTGTAATTAAACTGCTGGGTATGTTTGCAAATTCGTTTTAAGAGATGATTACATAATTGCTTTTACACAACAAGCCCGTCTGTGACAGCGGTGAGGTCAGTAAGGTCAACTTCTTGGATGCAAATGACGTGACTGTGTGTTGCTCAAGGGAACAAGAGCAGATGGACAAAGATACATGTGACTTTACAGTGACGTTGCTCACTGCTAATCCTCCAAAAATGCAAAAAGTGCACTTCAACTGATGCTGAAATGCAACCATGGaaagtctctttttttaaatgccacaTTGGGAAGCTGTAGTGATGTCATGCCATGTTTCACACAGAATAGGGAATTTCTGctgatttcctgtttttatttaaagcaTATAACATCTCGTTGATGTGTCGTTTTTCTTATCATTTTGAGGTATTTACTTAAAGTTTCATTTGCCTGACCACTTCTAACGCATCTAACTGCGTTTAATTTGGCACTTCTCTGCGTTAATATGTGCATCTGTGTTCTTATCATTGAAATCTCTCCCCACCTTCAGACATTTGGAGGCGCAGTGATGCGCCGACACACTAGGTGGCAGCAATGCAACAGGTTGTTGGAAAATACTCCGATTAACCAACGAAGAAGAGATGCCTCCATTGGCGGTAAAATCAAGTTAGCCAGACCGAATACATAAACAGACCGTCCAAAGGGTTTGTTAAAAAGGATTTATCGGCTGGTTTAAAGTCTTTTCTGGAAATGGACCCGACGGCAGAGTTCTTCGCCAAGTTAAAGAAGCTGGCGGTGACTCTGGAATCGGAGACTGGGAGGCTCCAGCAGGTATTTGAAAGCCGAAAGAGTGAGGATGACACCGGTGAGACAAAACAGCCCCGACAATGTTCGCGAATTGGTCCAAATGGTTCATGTCAAGTTCTAATTTCAGACACAACAGCGACGGCGATGCGAGCCTACCACGAAGTTAACTGCGACGTCGGCAACCTAAAGGTAACGCATGTGGCTAATGTGGTATTTTATGCACATTTTAAGAGGAGCACTAatcaggtgtgtttttgtggtcTCAGGGGCAGATTCAGGAACAGCTGGTACAGCAGAAAgcaaaggagaaggaggtgaaTAGCTTTATTAAAGAATGTAaaatgatggaggagaggatCTCACAAGACATCCACACACTGAAGGAACGCTGGGAAAAATATGGTTATCAAGGACAAAAAGACACCCAGAAACCAGCCAGTAAGTATAGACGACTTATATTAATGTAAAGTTCTTGGTACATCTTGTGCTTGTAACCTTTTCTCCTGCAGGTACAAATTGTCATGAATCAGCTACTGAAGATAAGATGGAGAATGAAGcaaagacaggaggagggggaagcgaCGAGGATGAGCCGAAGGATGCTGGAGATGTTCAGCCCACATCACCTCCCGTGGATGGGCGGCCGCCTGTCACCGATGGGCTACGAACCCCGCAGCTCTCCGACTTTGGTTTATCCGAGATGGTCCTAAAGAAAGGTCTGGCTGGGTGTGATTGGTGCGAGCCGCCCGCTCCTCAAATTAGCCTGCCTCGGCCGTTCGGGACGCCTGGGCCTCCACCGATGCCGGTAACTCCTAAATGTGCCCTGTGGTTGGACGATGATGAGCCTCAGACCCCCAAGTTGCAAGAATTTGCTATCTCAGAACCCACCCTGTGCCTGCTGAATGATTTCACCATGGATCTGTTCAAGAAGAACGCTCAAAAACCTCAACGGTATTTCTTTTCTTAACTGGTCGTTGTTATTGTTTGCAATAGAAAGCTACATTTACAGCTACATTACAATGTATATTCCTTTTAAGGCTGGAACAGTGCATCATATTACAATTGTCTTTTATAGACCAATAGAGGACATATCAGTGCCTGTGAACCTAAAGTTGGAGACTTTACAGGTCAAAGGTATGAAACTTGTAGATGTAGGATAGTTATTCTCTTGTGAACCTTATTTGTTCTGCACAGTTGTGTCAAAGTAGTAGATATACCGTATATATTTTTTGACTTAATCTGTCTTTTGTAATTTAACAATATCAGGAAAAAACAGTTATTTTGATTCTTTAATTCCTGCATATTGGCATTTATTTGTATTCCGTTAATAcccaaaataaaatgtctttttcccCAGAGGCAGTTTAGTTTTATCAGTGTACGACACATAATTTATGACACGCCTGCTGCTTGGAAATGTAAAACAAATAGTAACATTAGAAGTGCAAGTCAATTagatttcttctctctcttttacaGACGACTTGGAGTCTCCGGAGCTGCCTGAATTAAGTGCTCCGGGGTTCCAAATCAAAAAGGCGAAATGCTCTCGTGACCCACCCACACAAATAAACGGAACGCCCGTCTCTGCAACCCTACGTGGAGAAACGGCCACCACCCCAGAGATCCCAGCACTAAAAACCCCCTATCTGAAGCACCTGGTCAGTGCTAAAAAGGTCAGAGGAATTTCCCACTGCCCCATTTGAAATGTTCTCTGCATTACCCACGGACACATTGGCCTAAACCTGCTCCTGTGTACACGCATCCTGAAAGCTGGGGCCCACCGGCGCACAAGCTAGTGACGGTAGCCATGTTTCTGCCCCGTCGCTGCCCCCTCTCAAGGGGTCGATGTCCATCGCCGGTGTGGAGGAACAGCAGATGCCCGTCATGCCACACCTTGAGTCTGCTCTGGCGAACTCTTTACACGGTGTAAGACGAGGACGAATGGTTAGATGATAAAATACACCCTCACACTGCAACGCTTTGCTATAGTCTGCCATTTTTCCGGCACTTCTTTTCCAGAAAAGTACAAATGTGGTAAAGAACGGAGGTGAGCATGAGGGGCTCAGCAGGGGTTACGGCCTGGAGCTGGATGGACGGACCCAGGAGTTCAATTTGGGGACACCTCGTCTCAGGATGGAATTGGAAGACCCCAGCACACCAGAGATGCCAGACCTTAGCTCCATCACCCAGGACATCTGTAAGGTGTGTAAGATTATCTCTAATCATGTCGTACCTGTGTTTTGGGTGACTGTGTCTTTTATTTGGCAGCTAGTGTCTCAGGCTCAATTGAAGAAGACAGCCATGATGGCGACACGACCAGACATCCGCACAGATAAGATGTAAACTAACTCAGAATTGACCTGAATGGTCACATCATTACCATATTCCTTCCCTACCTGGTTTATTCAAAATATTGttctctgtgccccccccccccccccccagcgatCTTCACAAAGCGGTTTCCATGGTGTCGGACAGTGAGTTCCAGAGTCTCCCCAACTACCTGAAACTGACGACTCTGCACAACCTCAACCAGGCCGTCCACAACATCAACACATTCATGGCAGATCACCCAGGCGCGGATTCATTTAATCACTTCTTGTGGATATTGTTGAACTTTTCTGACCAGGAACGTGAAGGTTGACGTAATCGGGTTATCCTCTGCTGCCCTCTacaggagaaagggaggagttTCCGatagaggagctgcagaggattATCAACGCTGGAACCAAGACCCCGGTTTACATCCTCTGTCTGACCGAGCTGAAGAGGCTGACGCACGTCGGAGGAGTCAAAAACACTTCTGTGTATAAACTCAACGTGCACAGCTAAAGATTCCGAGTCCGAACCGAGTCTTTCCGGATgttaatctaaaaaaaaatcacaagaacTTTTGACTAGAGGAACCAGATTTACGAAAGTACTGTTTAAATTGTGGATAGATCTTATTGTCGCGTTAAATTATATATCTATAAAGTACAAATATGTTTTATAGTCAATAATacaaatgataaaataatgTAACATCGCACTAAAGTTGAGTTTCAGCAGAATATTAAAAGCTCCGTTGTCTACACCTTTGTAGCATCTAGGTCGCTGTGACAACGGTCAAAAAGTGAAG
Coding sequences:
- the ska3 gene encoding SKA complex subunit 3 isoform X1, producing MDPTAEFFAKLKKLAVTLESETGRLQQVFESRKSEDDTDTTATAMRAYHEVNCDVGNLKGQIQEQLVQQKAKEKEVNSFIKECKMMEERISQDIHTLKERWEKYGYQGQKDTQKPASTNCHESATEDKMENEAKTGGGGSDEDEPKDAGDVQPTSPPVDGRPPVTDGLRTPQLSDFGLSEMVLKKGLAGCDWCEPPAPQISLPRPFGTPGPPPMPVTPKCALWLDDDEPQTPKLQEFAISEPTLCLLNDFTMDLFKKNAQKPQRPIEDISVPVNLKLETLQVKDDLESPELPELSAPGFQIKKAKCSRDPPTQINGTPVSATLRGETATTPEIPALKTPYLKHLVSAKKLGPTGAQASDGSHVSAPSLPPLKGSMSIAGVEEQQMPVMPHLESALANSLHGVRRGRMKSTNVVKNGGEHEGLSRGYGLELDGRTQEFNLGTPRLRMELEDPSTPEMPDLSSITQDICKLVSQAQLKKTAMMATRPDIRTDKIDLHKAVSMVSDSEFQSLPNYLKLTTLHNLNQAVHNINTFMADHPGEREEFPIEELQRIINAGTKTPVYILCLTELKRLTHVGGVKNTSVYKLNVHS
- the ska3 gene encoding SKA complex subunit 3 isoform X2, producing MDPTAEFFAKLKKLAVTLESETGRLQQVFESRKSEDDTDTTATAMRAYHEVNCDVGNLKGQIQEQLVQQKAKEKEVNSFIKECKMMEERISQDIHTLKERWEKYGYQGQKDTQKPASTNCHESATEDKMENEAKTGGGGSDEDEPKDAGDVQPTSPPVDGRPPVTDGLRTPQLSDFGLSEMVLKKGLAGCDWCEPPAPQISLPRPFGTPGPPPMPVTPKCALWLDDDEPQTPKLQEFAISEPTLCLLNDFTMDLFKKNAQKPQRPIEDISVPVNLKLETLQVKDDLESPELPELSAPGFQIKKAKCSRDPPTQINGTPVSATLRGETATTPEIPALKTPYLKHLVSAKKLGPTGAQASDGSHVSAPSLPPLKGSMSIAGVEEQQMPVMPHLESALANSLHGKSTNVVKNGGEHEGLSRGYGLELDGRTQEFNLGTPRLRMELEDPSTPEMPDLSSITQDICKLVSQAQLKKTAMMATRPDIRTDKIDLHKAVSMVSDSEFQSLPNYLKLTTLHNLNQAVHNINTFMADHPGEREEFPIEELQRIINAGTKTPVYILCLTELKRLTHVGGVKNTSVYKLNVHS
- the ska3 gene encoding SKA complex subunit 3 isoform X3, with protein sequence MRAYHEVNCDVGNLKGQIQEQLVQQKAKEKEVNSFIKECKMMEERISQDIHTLKERWEKYGYQGQKDTQKPASTNCHESATEDKMENEAKTGGGGSDEDEPKDAGDVQPTSPPVDGRPPVTDGLRTPQLSDFGLSEMVLKKGLAGCDWCEPPAPQISLPRPFGTPGPPPMPVTPKCALWLDDDEPQTPKLQEFAISEPTLCLLNDFTMDLFKKNAQKPQRPIEDISVPVNLKLETLQVKDDLESPELPELSAPGFQIKKAKCSRDPPTQINGTPVSATLRGETATTPEIPALKTPYLKHLVSAKKLGPTGAQASDGSHVSAPSLPPLKGSMSIAGVEEQQMPVMPHLESALANSLHGVRRGRMKSTNVVKNGGEHEGLSRGYGLELDGRTQEFNLGTPRLRMELEDPSTPEMPDLSSITQDICKLVSQAQLKKTAMMATRPDIRTDKIDLHKAVSMVSDSEFQSLPNYLKLTTLHNLNQAVHNINTFMADHPGEREEFPIEELQRIINAGTKTPVYILCLTELKRLTHVGGVKNTSVYKLNVHS